The following are encoded together in the Piscinibacter lacus genome:
- a CDS encoding ATP-binding protein, with product MADAPAPARPQVPPTGEGLTRPPGVEALPSPRVPRLGPLRRLALALGLPRSFSLFVRTLVLLGLLLVAELAFWLPALRSLDNEPRRALAAQHIASLVHLTEAALRDTDPIDRVARLHALGAGAGLRVRPREALDRIEPYAIDRDSRALVRALHARLGPETLIARSVDDQPGLWVSFMIGGEPWWLRSEMPPPPQLPDSPWTWLPGLLALLGTVLASALIAVLINRPLRRLSFAASRLRGGEYEESRLDEDTPTREVREVNRGFNRMARELARVEEERTVMLAGISHDLRTPLARLRLEAEMSVADDEARRHIAEDIDQLDATIDKFMDYARPGGARLQPVHLAGVIDREIAALRDSPLIRVESRVAIDTHVLADELELARVFANLFENARRYGRSADSGIAEVTVAYARSGPWVEITVSDRGPGVPPAVLERLTTPFFRGDLARTAATGAGLGLTIVDKTLQRMGGRFRLDNGEPAGLVATIRLKRAA from the coding sequence ATGGCCGACGCGCCGGCCCCGGCCCGCCCCCAGGTTCCGCCCACCGGCGAGGGACTCACGCGTCCGCCCGGCGTCGAGGCCCTGCCCAGCCCGCGGGTGCCACGCCTGGGGCCGCTGCGCCGCCTGGCGCTGGCCCTGGGCCTGCCGCGCAGCTTCAGCCTCTTCGTCCGCACCCTCGTCCTGCTGGGCCTGCTGCTGGTGGCCGAGCTGGCCTTCTGGCTGCCGGCGCTGCGCTCGCTCGACAACGAGCCGCGCCGCGCCCTGGCCGCGCAGCACATTGCCAGCCTTGTCCACCTGACCGAGGCCGCGCTGCGCGACACCGACCCGATCGACCGCGTCGCCCGCCTGCATGCCCTGGGCGCGGGCGCCGGCCTGCGGGTGCGGCCGCGCGAGGCGCTGGACCGCATCGAGCCCTATGCCATCGACCGCGACAGCCGCGCCCTGGTGCGCGCGCTGCATGCGCGGCTGGGCCCCGAGACCCTGATCGCCCGCTCGGTCGACGACCAGCCCGGGCTGTGGGTCAGCTTCATGATCGGCGGCGAGCCCTGGTGGCTGCGCAGCGAGATGCCGCCGCCGCCGCAACTGCCCGACAGCCCCTGGACCTGGCTGCCCGGCCTGCTGGCCTTGCTCGGCACGGTGCTGGCCTCGGCCCTGATCGCGGTGCTGATCAACCGGCCGCTGCGCCGCCTGTCCTTTGCCGCCAGCCGCCTCCGGGGTGGCGAGTACGAAGAGTCGCGGCTCGACGAGGACACCCCGACCCGCGAGGTCCGCGAGGTCAACCGCGGCTTCAACCGCATGGCCCGCGAGCTGGCCCGGGTCGAGGAGGAGCGCACGGTCATGCTGGCCGGCATCAGCCACGACCTGCGCACCCCCCTGGCCCGGCTGCGGCTGGAGGCCGAGATGAGCGTGGCCGACGACGAGGCCCGCCGCCACATTGCCGAGGACATCGACCAGCTCGACGCGACCATCGACAAGTTCATGGACTACGCCCGCCCGGGCGGCGCGCGCCTGCAACCGGTCCACCTGGCCGGCGTGATCGACCGCGAGATCGCCGCGCTGCGCGACAGCCCGCTGATCCGTGTCGAGTCGCGGGTGGCGATCGACACCCATGTGCTGGCCGACGAGCTGGAACTGGCCCGCGTCTTCGCCAACCTGTTCGAGAACGCGCGCCGCTACGGTCGCAGCGCCGACAGCGGCATCGCCGAGGTGACGGTGGCCTATGCGCGCAGCGGCCCCTGGGTGGAGATCACCGTCAGCGACCGCGGCCCCGGCGTGCCGCCGGCCGTGCTGGAGCGGCTGACCACGCCCTTCTTCCGCGGCGACCTGGCCCGCACCGCGGCCACCGGCGCCGGCCTGGGCCTGACCATCGTCGACAAGACCCTGCAGCGCATGGGCGGCCGCTTCCGCCTGGACAACGGCGAGCCGGCCGGCCTGGTCGCCACCATCCGCCTCAAGCGCGCGGCCTGA
- a CDS encoding SIMPL domain-containing protein (The SIMPL domain is named for its presence in mouse protein SIMPL (signalling molecule that associates with mouse pelle-like kinase). Bacterial member BP26, from Brucella, was shown to assemble into a channel-like structure, while YggE from E. coli has been associated with resistance to oxidative stress.) encodes MPPSLVCLPRPLLLALALLGSSAASAQATPPRNLVHLQAEAQVEVVQDWLTLTLQAVREGGEAAQVQTALKQTLDAALKTARAAAEGEALIVRTGGFNLSPRYGKDGRINGWQGQAELVLEGRDSARIAQTAGKLSGLNVIGVSPSIARDTARRHEAEASAQAIAAFRQKAADTAQAFGFSGYALGELRLEAGGSTPPPRPMFRRAEMAVMAADAPVPVEAGKGLVGVTVSGSVHLLP; translated from the coding sequence ATGCCCCCGTCCCTCGTCTGCCTTCCCCGCCCCCTGCTGCTGGCCCTGGCCCTGCTGGGCAGCAGCGCCGCCAGCGCGCAGGCTACGCCGCCGCGCAACCTGGTGCACTTGCAGGCCGAGGCGCAGGTCGAGGTGGTGCAGGACTGGCTGACCCTCACCCTGCAAGCCGTGCGCGAAGGCGGCGAGGCCGCCCAGGTGCAGACGGCGCTGAAGCAGACGCTGGACGCTGCGCTCAAGACCGCCCGGGCCGCCGCCGAGGGCGAGGCCCTGATCGTCCGCACCGGTGGCTTCAACCTGAGCCCGCGCTACGGCAAGGATGGCCGCATCAACGGCTGGCAGGGCCAGGCGGAGCTGGTGCTGGAGGGCCGCGACAGCGCGCGCATCGCGCAGACGGCCGGCAAGCTCAGCGGACTGAATGTGATCGGCGTCAGCCCCTCGATCGCGCGCGACACGGCGCGCCGCCACGAGGCCGAGGCCAGCGCCCAGGCCATCGCCGCTTTCCGCCAGAAGGCGGCCGACACCGCCCAGGCCTTCGGCTTCTCGGGCTACGCCCTGGGCGAGTTGCGCTTGGAGGCCGGCGGGAGCACGCCGCCGCCGCGGCCGATGTTTCGCCGCGCCGAGATGGCCGTGATGGCCGCTGACGCGCCGGTGCCCGTGGAGGCCGGCAAGGGCCTGGTCGGCGTCACCGTCAGCGGCAGCGTGCACCTGCTGCCTTGA
- a CDS encoding group II truncated hemoglobin codes for MLPNHDDRPLHQHTAFELLGGETPVRLLVDRFYDLMDLEPDYAALRAVHPPTLESARDKLFWFLCGWLGGPDLYVQRFGHPRLRARHLPYPIGIRERDQWLACMAQAMRDCEVPEPLQPRLAQAFAQTADWMRNVGGA; via the coding sequence ATGCTGCCTAACCACGACGACCGCCCGCTGCACCAGCACACCGCCTTCGAGCTGCTCGGCGGCGAGACCCCCGTGCGCCTGCTGGTGGACCGCTTCTACGACCTGATGGACCTGGAGCCGGACTACGCCGCGCTGCGCGCGGTGCACCCGCCGACGCTGGAGAGCGCGCGCGACAAGCTGTTCTGGTTCCTCTGCGGCTGGCTGGGCGGGCCGGACCTGTATGTGCAGCGCTTCGGCCATCCGCGCCTGCGGGCGCGCCACCTGCCCTACCCCATCGGCATCCGCGAACGCGACCAGTGGCTGGCCTGCATGGCCCAGGCCATGCGCGACTGCGAGGTGCCCGAACCGCTGCAACCGCGCCTGGCCCAGGCCTTTGCGCAGACGGCGGACTGGATGCGCAACGTCGGCGGCGCCTGA
- a CDS encoding 3-hydroxybutyrate dehydrogenase: MLSGKTAVVTGSTSGIGLGIAIELARQGANVVLNGFGDSATPLAEVRSLAAAGAQVDYHGADMSRPAEIAALIAFAEQRFGAVDILVNNAGIQHVAPVEDFPVEKWDAILAINLSSAFHTIRAALPGMRARNWGRIVNIASAHGLVASAGKSAYVAAKHGLVGLTKAVALETATTAITVNAICPGWVLTPLVQKQIDDRAAREGIPLRQAEQELLGEKQPSLQFTTPAQLGELAVFLCSPAAANVKGQSWAMDGGWTAQ; encoded by the coding sequence ATGTTGTCAGGCAAGACCGCCGTCGTGACCGGCTCGACCAGTGGCATCGGCCTGGGCATCGCGATCGAGCTGGCCCGCCAGGGCGCGAACGTGGTGCTCAATGGCTTCGGCGACAGCGCCACGCCCTTGGCCGAGGTGCGCAGCCTGGCCGCCGCCGGCGCGCAGGTCGACTACCACGGGGCCGACATGAGCCGGCCGGCCGAGATCGCCGCGCTCATCGCCTTTGCCGAGCAGCGCTTCGGGGCGGTCGACATCCTGGTCAACAACGCCGGCATCCAGCATGTCGCGCCGGTCGAGGATTTCCCGGTCGAGAAGTGGGATGCCATCCTCGCCATCAATCTCAGCTCGGCCTTCCACACCATCCGCGCCGCGCTGCCCGGCATGCGGGCCCGCAACTGGGGCCGCATCGTCAACATTGCTTCGGCCCACGGCCTGGTGGCCTCGGCCGGCAAGAGCGCCTATGTGGCGGCCAAGCACGGCCTGGTGGGCCTGACCAAGGCCGTCGCCCTGGAAACCGCGACCACCGCCATCACCGTCAACGCCATCTGCCCGGGTTGGGTGCTGACCCCGCTGGTGCAGAAGCAGATCGACGACCGCGCCGCCCGGGAGGGCATTCCCCTGCGCCAGGCCGAGCAGGAACTGCTCGGCGAGAAACAGCCGTCGCTGCAATTCACCACGCCGGCCCAGCTCGGCGAGCTGGCGGTCTTCCTCTGCTCGCCGGCCGCAGCCAACGTCAAGGGCCAGTCCTGGGCCATGGATGGCGGCTGGACGGCGCAGTGA
- a CDS encoding MinD/ParA family protein, which produces MPAVPTDLARPADAPTEGPTARFAELGPGRPARVIAVTSGKGGVGKTFISANLAAALSRRGLRVLVLDADLGLANLDVVLNLAPQRTLHDVFTGGSSLVEALLPAPGGFTVLLAGSGLVEYSRLTPDLREQLFGVIEQVRPMFDVVLLDTGAGISDVVLYTVSLADEVLVVATPEPTALTDAYATIKVLAHQQQRERLGLVVNQVARSGDGRGIAAQLQAVVDRYVLPLTGHPVRLQLLGDLPADPAVREAVQRRELLIERLPGCPAAQAFAPLARRLAPD; this is translated from the coding sequence ATGCCTGCCGTGCCGACCGACCTTGCCCGCCCCGCCGATGCGCCGACGGAGGGTCCGACCGCGCGCTTCGCCGAGCTGGGGCCGGGACGGCCGGCCCGCGTGATCGCAGTCACCAGCGGCAAGGGCGGCGTGGGCAAGACCTTCATCAGCGCCAACCTGGCCGCCGCGCTCAGCCGCCGCGGCCTGCGGGTGCTGGTGCTGGACGCCGACCTGGGCCTGGCCAACCTCGACGTGGTGCTGAACCTTGCGCCGCAGCGCACGCTGCACGATGTCTTCACCGGCGGCAGCAGCCTGGTCGAGGCCCTGCTGCCCGCGCCCGGCGGCTTCACCGTGCTGCTGGCCGGCTCGGGCCTGGTCGAGTACTCGCGGCTGACGCCGGACCTGCGCGAGCAGCTCTTCGGCGTGATCGAGCAGGTGCGGCCGATGTTCGACGTGGTGCTGCTCGACACCGGGGCGGGCATCTCGGACGTGGTGCTCTACACCGTCTCGCTGGCCGACGAGGTGCTGGTGGTCGCCACGCCCGAGCCGACCGCGCTGACCGATGCCTACGCGACGATCAAGGTGCTGGCCCACCAGCAGCAGCGCGAGCGCCTGGGCCTGGTCGTCAACCAGGTCGCGCGCAGCGGCGACGGGCGCGGCATCGCCGCGCAGTTGCAGGCCGTGGTCGACCGCTATGTGCTGCCGCTGACCGGCCATCCGGTGCGGCTGCAACTGCTGGGCGACCTGCCCGCCGACCCGGCGGTGCGCGAGGCGGTGCAGCGCCGCGAGCTGCTGATCGAGCGCCTGCCGGGCTGCCCGGCCGCGCAGGCCTTTGCGCCGCTGGCGCGGCGCCTGGCGCCCGACTGA
- the ompR gene encoding osmolarity response regulator transcription factor OmpR, with the protein MTAEAKTRPNRIVVVDDDARIRDLLRRYLAQEGFDVLLAEDGKVLTRTLTREAVDLIVLDLMLPGEDGLSICRRLRAANDSTPIIMLTAKVEDVDRIVGLEVGADDYLPKPFNPRELLARIHAVLRRRPAPEAPGAPSREAQTVSFGPFEFDLTLRRLTRDGESIPLTTGEFSMLKALVRHPRQPLGRDKLAQLARGREFEPFDRSLDVQVSRLRKLIEPDPAQPRYIQTVWGVGYVFVPDGSA; encoded by the coding sequence ATGACCGCCGAAGCCAAGACCCGTCCCAACCGCATCGTCGTCGTCGACGACGACGCCCGCATCCGCGATCTGCTGCGCCGCTACCTGGCCCAGGAGGGCTTCGACGTGCTGCTGGCCGAGGACGGCAAGGTGCTCACCCGCACCCTGACCCGCGAGGCGGTCGACCTGATCGTGCTCGACCTCATGCTGCCGGGCGAGGATGGCCTGTCGATCTGCCGCCGCCTGCGCGCCGCCAACGACTCCACGCCCATCATCATGCTGACCGCCAAGGTCGAGGATGTGGACCGCATCGTCGGCCTCGAAGTGGGCGCCGACGACTACCTGCCCAAGCCCTTCAACCCGCGCGAGCTGCTCGCCCGCATCCATGCCGTGCTGCGCCGCCGGCCGGCGCCCGAGGCGCCCGGCGCGCCCTCGCGCGAAGCGCAGACGGTGAGCTTCGGCCCCTTCGAGTTCGACCTGACCCTGCGCCGCCTCACCCGCGACGGCGAGAGCATCCCGCTGACCACCGGCGAGTTCTCCATGCTCAAGGCCCTGGTGCGCCACCCGCGCCAGCCCCTGGGCCGCGACAAGCTCGCGCAGCTCGCACGCGGTCGCGAGTTCGAGCCCTTCGACCGCAGCCTCGACGTGCAGGTCTCGCGCCTGCGCAAGCTGATCGAGCCGGACCCGGCCCAGCCGCGCTACATCCAGACGGTCTGGGGCGTGGGCTACGTCTTCGTGCCGGACGGCTCGGCCTGA
- a CDS encoding GGDEF domain-containing protein, which produces MADTPPPADAPRALHLAHALALLQRAGIALPEPATAGEIAWLQALVDGLCELSSRDALTGALNRRSFELALDRELDRVARSGESALLLLLDLDHFKRVNDLHGHPVGDRVLQTVAQTLQQAVRPMDTVARIGGEEFALILPNCPPAFGETVAERVRARLAGRSLPLPGGGHLRITVSVGGAYAPAWVRSAARYWLARADAQLYRAKAEGRNRSCFEPTDLQPALTRVSADERALLFGTPPPPAARDAPEVPGGPPEASD; this is translated from the coding sequence TTGGCCGACACCCCCCCGCCCGCCGATGCGCCGCGCGCCCTGCACCTGGCCCATGCCCTGGCCCTGTTGCAGCGTGCGGGCATTGCGCTGCCCGAGCCGGCCACGGCGGGCGAGATCGCCTGGCTGCAAGCCCTGGTCGACGGCCTGTGCGAGCTGTCGAGCCGCGATGCGCTGACCGGCGCGCTCAACCGCCGCAGCTTCGAGCTGGCGCTGGACCGCGAGCTGGACCGCGTGGCGCGCAGCGGGGAATCGGCCCTGCTGCTGCTGCTGGACCTGGACCACTTCAAGCGCGTGAACGACCTGCACGGCCATCCGGTCGGCGACCGCGTGCTGCAAACCGTCGCCCAGACCCTGCAACAGGCGGTGCGGCCGATGGATACGGTGGCGCGCATCGGCGGCGAGGAGTTCGCCCTGATCCTGCCGAACTGCCCGCCGGCCTTCGGCGAGACGGTGGCCGAGCGGGTGCGTGCCCGCCTGGCCGGCCGCAGCCTGCCGCTGCCCGGTGGCGGCCATTTGCGCATCACCGTCAGCGTCGGCGGCGCCTATGCGCCGGCCTGGGTGCGCTCGGCCGCGCGCTACTGGCTGGCGCGGGCCGATGCCCAGCTCTACCGCGCCAAGGCCGAGGGCCGCAACCGAAGCTGCTTCGAGCCGACCGACTTGCAGCCGGCGCTGACGCGGGTGAGCGCCGACGAGCGGGCGCTGCTCTTCGGCACGCCCCCGCCGCCCGCGGCGCGCGACGCGCCCGAGGTGCCCGGCGGGCCGCCGGAAGCCTCCGACTGA
- a CDS encoding alpha/beta fold hydrolase, with product MPATEPTLHHLLCADPRGLHRMAWWDWPCTGPAGAAAPVAVCVHGLTRQGRDFDALARALQPTHRVVCPDVVGRGRSDRLGDPAGYGLPTYAADLVALLGRLAVGPVDWVGTSMGGLIGMVVGAMRDGRGQGLIRRLVLNDVGPVLAPQAIARIGDYVGERPSFASLDEGVAWLRSIGLGFGPHSEADWRALSLHQLLPERLRDTPPAEAAALRAGEAASVQPRTAADDPQAAGPWTTQHDPAIALPFRAVAPQQVAAVEAWLWSCYERLDMPTLLLRGAESDLLSPETAQAMTQRGPRARRVDFAGVGHAPTLVDPAQQAQVIDFLRAA from the coding sequence ATGCCCGCCACCGAACCGACCCTGCACCACCTCCTCTGCGCCGACCCGCGCGGCCTGCATCGCATGGCCTGGTGGGACTGGCCTTGCACCGGCCCGGCCGGTGCGGCCGCGCCGGTCGCCGTCTGCGTGCATGGCCTGACCCGGCAGGGCCGCGACTTCGACGCCCTGGCCCGCGCCCTGCAGCCGACGCATCGCGTGGTCTGCCCCGACGTGGTCGGCCGCGGCCGCTCCGACCGCCTGGGCGATCCGGCCGGCTATGGCCTGCCCACCTATGCCGCCGACTTGGTGGCCCTGCTGGGCCGCCTGGCGGTGGGGCCGGTGGACTGGGTCGGCACCTCGATGGGCGGGCTGATCGGCATGGTCGTCGGCGCCATGCGCGACGGCCGCGGCCAGGGCCTGATCCGGCGCCTGGTGCTCAACGATGTCGGCCCCGTGCTGGCCCCCCAGGCGATCGCCCGCATCGGCGATTACGTCGGCGAGCGGCCGAGCTTCGCCAGCCTGGACGAGGGCGTGGCCTGGCTGCGCAGCATCGGCCTGGGCTTCGGCCCGCACAGCGAGGCCGACTGGCGCGCGCTGAGCCTGCACCAGTTGCTGCCCGAGCGCCTGCGCGACACGCCGCCCGCCGAAGCCGCCGCCCTGCGCGCGGGCGAGGCCGCCAGCGTGCAGCCCCGCACCGCCGCCGACGACCCGCAAGCCGCCGGGCCTTGGACCACGCAGCACGACCCGGCCATCGCCCTGCCCTTCCGCGCGGTGGCGCCGCAGCAGGTCGCAGCGGTGGAGGCCTGGCTCTGGAGCTGCTACGAGCGCCTCGACATGCCGACGCTGCTGCTGCGTGGCGCCGAATCCGACCTGCTGAGCCCCGAGACGGCGCAGGCCATGACCCAGCGCGGCCCGCGCGCCCGCCGGGTGGACTTCGCCGGTGTCGGCCATGCGCCGACCCTGGTGGATCCGGCCCAGCAGGCGCAGGTCATCGACTTCCTCCGCGCCGCCTGA